In Chitinibacter sp. SCUT-21, a single genomic region encodes these proteins:
- the pgsA gene encoding CDP-diacylglycerol--glycerol-3-phosphate 3-phosphatidyltransferase, giving the protein MPLNLPIILTWLRVALIPVFVGVFYLPQSEYPLLWQNIVGTALFALAAITDWFDGFLARRWNQTSQFGAFLDPVADKLMVAAALILLVEIDRAPSWLAVIIIGREITISALREWMAQLGKSKSVAVNMIGKLKTTAQMVAILLLLWWVPIIPGVSTPLLGTLALYVAGILTIVSMFYYLRVAAEQFKNH; this is encoded by the coding sequence ATGCCGTTAAATTTACCTATTATTCTGACGTGGCTGCGTGTGGCCTTGATTCCGGTGTTTGTCGGCGTGTTTTACCTGCCGCAATCGGAATATCCTTTGTTGTGGCAAAACATCGTTGGCACGGCCTTGTTTGCCTTGGCGGCGATTACCGATTGGTTTGACGGCTTTTTAGCGCGCCGCTGGAACCAAACGAGCCAGTTCGGCGCTTTTCTCGATCCGGTGGCTGATAAATTGATGGTCGCTGCGGCCTTGATTTTATTGGTTGAAATCGATCGTGCGCCATCTTGGCTGGCGGTGATTATCATCGGTCGCGAAATTACCATTTCTGCCTTGCGCGAATGGATGGCGCAGCTCGGTAAGTCGAAAAGCGTGGCGGTGAATATGATCGGCAAGCTTAAAACAACGGCGCAAATGGTCGCGATCTTGTTGTTGCTATGGTGGGTGCCAATTATCCCCGGCGTTTCAACGCCATTGCTGGGAACGCTGGCGCTGTATGTGGCAGGTATTTTGACGATTGTGTCGATGTTCTACTACCTACGCGTTGCCGCTGAGCAATTTAAAAACCATTAA
- a CDS encoding CvpA family protein, whose translation MTQFDYIVLTILGLSMLLSVMRGLTQEVLALLSWVLSFWAATHFAEAMAKWLESSLPIDSVRYIAAFVVVFFVVWLLSAIVRVTINQFITATGLKPVDRVLGAAFGALRGFLLVLTLVMLASLTSYPKSDVWRNAMFSPLFEQSTEIVKPWLPAVLASRVKFE comes from the coding sequence ATGACGCAGTTTGACTACATTGTCTTGACCATTCTAGGTCTGTCAATGTTGCTGTCGGTGATGAGGGGCTTAACGCAAGAAGTACTCGCGCTGTTATCGTGGGTTTTATCATTTTGGGCGGCTACTCATTTTGCTGAAGCCATGGCTAAGTGGTTAGAGTCTAGCTTGCCAATTGATTCTGTTCGTTATATTGCAGCCTTTGTTGTGGTGTTTTTTGTGGTTTGGCTGCTCTCAGCTATTGTACGAGTTACGATCAATCAATTTATAACCGCAACCGGTTTAAAGCCTGTTGATCGGGTATTGGGGGCTGCATTTGGTGCTTTGCGCGGCTTTTTACTGGTTCTGACATTGGTCATGTTGGCCAGCTTAACCAGTTATCCGAAAAGTGATGTTTGGCGCAATGCGATGTTTAGCCCGTTGTTTGAGCAAAGCACTGAAATCGTTAAGCCGTGGCTGCCAGCTGTGTTGGCGTCACGCGTCAAGTTTGAATAA
- the rlmB gene encoding 23S rRNA (guanosine(2251)-2'-O)-methyltransferase RlmB: MQKKIIHGFHAVTARLRRFPDSVLELYVSSERNDPRMKDLLKAAKDAGQKVTQLSAERIDGIAGHVRHQGVAAMIDADKSYLSIEDVLDDLDEPAFLLILDGITDPHNLGACLRVADAMGVHAVIAPKDKCVGINATVSKVACGAAEVVPYVMVTNLARTIRDLKERGIWIVGTDAEGSCDLYNYGQTGAIAWVLGNEGDGMRRLTRELCDTLVSIPMFGSVESLNVSVATGIVLSETRRQRLAAKK, translated from the coding sequence ATGCAAAAAAAAATCATCCACGGCTTTCACGCTGTCACTGCGCGCTTGCGTCGTTTTCCCGATAGCGTTTTGGAGTTGTACGTTAGTAGCGAGCGCAACGATCCGCGGATGAAGGATTTGCTCAAAGCCGCCAAAGACGCCGGCCAAAAAGTGACGCAATTGTCGGCGGAACGCATTGACGGCATCGCTGGCCATGTTCGCCACCAAGGCGTTGCGGCGATGATCGACGCCGATAAAAGCTATTTGTCGATTGAAGACGTGCTCGATGATTTGGACGAGCCTGCCTTTTTGCTGATTTTGGATGGCATTACCGACCCGCATAATTTGGGCGCGTGCTTGCGCGTGGCCGACGCGATGGGCGTGCACGCCGTGATCGCGCCGAAAGACAAATGCGTCGGCATAAACGCGACGGTTTCCAAAGTGGCGTGTGGCGCGGCGGAAGTGGTGCCGTACGTAATGGTGACCAATTTGGCGCGCACGATTCGCGATTTGAAAGAACGCGGCATTTGGATTGTTGGTACCGACGCAGAAGGCTCGTGCGATTTGTATAACTACGGCCAGACCGGCGCGATTGCTTGGGTGCTGGGTAACGAGGGCGATGGCATGCGCCGTCTGACGCGCGAATTGTGCGATACCTTGGTGTCAATTCCGATGTTTGGTTCGGTAGAAAGTTTGAACGTGTCGGTGGCGACAGGCATTGTGTTGTCCGAAACACGTCGCCAACGTTTGGCTGCAAAAAAATAA
- the purF gene encoding amidophosphoribosyltransferase yields MCGILGVVAKTPVNQMLYDGLLVLQHRGQDAAGIVTAEQQVLHMHKGQGLVRDVFRTRNMRSLMGNVGIGHVRYPTAGSASSLAEAQPFYVNSPFGIVLAHNGNLTNDKQLKEDMYRTDLRHINTNSDSEALCNVFAHELSRRVNGPQLDAKTVFEAITAVHGRVKGAYAVVAIIAGFGMVAFRDPHGIRPLSLGEHDTAEGKEYTVASESVVHDVLGFKFVRDIAPGEAVYITFEGEFYSQQCHPNPTLIPCIFEHVYFARPDTVIDGISVHEARLKMGEQLAEKVRKQVPALDIDVVIPIPDTSRDSALQLADALGLPYREGFMKNRYIGRTFIMPGQASRKKSVRQKLNPIAVEFRGKNVMLVDDSIVRGTTSKEIVQMVRDSGAKKVYLASAAPPVKFPHVYGIDMPTRNELIATGRDAEQIAAEIGADGVIYQDLSALIQACSDASGGKITQFETSCFDGHYITGDITDAYLDELEAKRLSPLSTKTNAAGTVIDLNIGVAEQNLI; encoded by the coding sequence ATGTGTGGCATTCTAGGTGTGGTCGCCAAAACGCCGGTTAATCAAATGTTGTACGATGGTCTGTTGGTGCTGCAGCACCGCGGCCAAGATGCAGCCGGTATCGTAACTGCAGAGCAGCAAGTGCTGCATATGCATAAAGGGCAAGGCCTGGTGCGCGATGTATTCCGTACCCGTAATATGCGCTCTTTGATGGGTAATGTGGGTATTGGCCATGTGCGTTATCCAACAGCTGGTTCAGCTTCGAGCTTAGCTGAGGCGCAGCCTTTCTACGTAAATAGCCCGTTCGGTATCGTGCTGGCGCATAACGGCAATTTAACCAACGATAAGCAACTCAAAGAAGATATGTATCGCACTGACCTGCGTCATATCAATACCAATTCAGATTCCGAAGCTTTGTGCAATGTATTTGCCCACGAGTTGTCGCGCCGTGTTAACGGCCCGCAGCTGGATGCGAAGACGGTGTTTGAAGCCATCACTGCGGTGCATGGTCGCGTCAAAGGCGCTTATGCGGTCGTGGCCATTATTGCTGGCTTTGGTATGGTGGCGTTCCGTGATCCACATGGTATTCGCCCATTATCGCTGGGTGAGCATGATACGGCAGAAGGCAAAGAATACACGGTAGCTAGTGAATCCGTGGTGCATGACGTGCTGGGCTTTAAATTCGTGCGTGACATCGCGCCAGGTGAGGCGGTATATATTACGTTTGAAGGCGAGTTTTACAGCCAGCAATGCCATCCAAATCCGACTTTAATTCCCTGTATTTTTGAGCACGTTTACTTTGCGCGCCCTGATACGGTGATTGACGGTATTTCGGTGCACGAAGCGCGTCTAAAAATGGGCGAGCAGTTGGCTGAAAAAGTGCGCAAACAAGTGCCTGCGCTCGATATCGATGTGGTGATTCCTATTCCCGACACCAGCCGTGATTCGGCCTTGCAATTGGCCGATGCGCTAGGCTTGCCGTATCGCGAAGGCTTTATGAAGAATCGCTATATTGGCCGTACCTTCATTATGCCGGGTCAAGCAAGCCGTAAAAAATCAGTGCGCCAAAAACTGAACCCAATCGCGGTTGAGTTCCGTGGCAAAAACGTGATGCTGGTTGATGATTCCATCGTGCGTGGTACGACTTCGAAAGAAATCGTACAGATGGTGCGTGATTCGGGTGCGAAGAAAGTTTACTTGGCTTCCGCTGCGCCGCCAGTCAAATTCCCGCACGTTTATGGCATCGATATGCCAACGCGTAATGAGCTGATCGCAACCGGCCGCGACGCGGAACAAATCGCCGCCGAAATCGGCGCTGATGGTGTGATCTACCAAGACTTGTCGGCCTTGATTCAAGCTTGTTCGGATGCCAGCGGTGGCAAGATCACTCAGTTTGAAACGTCGTGCTTCGATGGTCATTACATCACCGGAGATATTACCGATGCCTATTTGGATGAGTTGGAGGCCAAGCGCTTATCGCCCTTGTCGACCAAGACCAATGCGGCGGGTACGGTGATCGATTTGAATATTGGCGTTGCTGAACAAAATTTGATTTAA
- a CDS encoding META and DUF4377 domain-containing protein: protein MKKIIVLASALVGIAHAATPQAQTSWLGDYELIEFKSAGQSVNLPNHKPITLSLSRGGKVTGFSGCNQFQSAIKASPLAMGMIASTRKMCPEPIMQFEHNYLAALEGLTAIERNADKQLVVSTANNQQLIFKMSTKAVEKVIWVGPEKKDCVAGVMKTQCLQYKTSANGQWMNFYGAIDGFEWEQGKSYKLKIRQEKIANPPADASSLKTSLVKVLSSQ from the coding sequence ATGAAAAAAATAATCGTTTTAGCGTCAGCTTTGGTGGGTATTGCTCATGCCGCTACCCCACAGGCTCAAACGAGTTGGCTGGGTGATTATGAGTTGATTGAATTTAAGTCGGCTGGTCAATCGGTGAATCTGCCAAACCATAAGCCGATCACCTTATCTTTGTCGCGTGGTGGCAAAGTGACTGGTTTTTCCGGATGTAACCAATTTCAAAGCGCAATCAAAGCATCACCGCTGGCAATGGGTATGATCGCGAGCACGCGTAAAATGTGCCCTGAACCCATTATGCAATTTGAGCACAACTATTTGGCTGCACTCGAAGGGTTGACTGCAATTGAGCGTAACGCCGATAAGCAATTAGTTGTTAGCACCGCAAATAACCAGCAACTCATTTTTAAAATGAGCACTAAGGCAGTTGAGAAAGTAATCTGGGTGGGGCCAGAAAAGAAAGATTGTGTTGCGGGCGTGATGAAAACGCAGTGTCTTCAATATAAAACCAGTGCCAATGGGCAATGGATGAATTTTTACGGTGCCATTGACGGTTTTGAGTGGGAGCAGGGTAAAAGCTATAAGCTGAAGATTCGCCAAGAGAAAATTGCCAACCCGCCAGCAGATGCTTCTAGTCTGAAAACTAGTTTGGTCAAAGTGCTTTCAAGCCAATGA
- a CDS encoding prephenate dehydrogenase/arogenate dehydrogenase family protein translates to MSSPKIKKLVLLGTGLISGSFALALKRARLVDHVVGVGRNAANLNRAIDLRVIDVANHDAAQAVQGADLVFLGTPVGQMGALMAQIAPHLAADCIVTDGGSTKQDVCELYRQYLPQQLATCVPGHPIAGSDLSGASAATYGLYEGRRTVLTPLAETSAGALETVRALWQACGAIVYEMDAQTHDGVFASVSHVPHLVSFAYMNAVLSKDNAEQCLDFAGTGFRDFTRIAGSHPEMWRDITLANHQAILHDLKANVAQMQRLIGLIEAKNADDLTDYINQASQARSAWGKKRANK, encoded by the coding sequence ATGAGTTCACCGAAAATAAAAAAACTAGTACTGTTGGGAACGGGGCTCATTAGTGGCTCATTTGCCCTGGCTTTAAAGCGCGCACGGCTGGTTGATCATGTGGTCGGGGTTGGTCGTAATGCAGCCAATTTAAATCGCGCGATTGATTTGCGCGTGATTGATGTGGCCAATCATGATGCAGCGCAAGCCGTGCAAGGCGCGGATTTGGTATTTTTAGGAACTCCCGTTGGGCAAATGGGCGCGTTAATGGCGCAAATCGCGCCGCATCTCGCCGCTGATTGTATTGTGACCGATGGCGGCTCGACCAAGCAGGATGTGTGCGAGCTGTATCGCCAGTATTTGCCGCAGCAATTGGCGACTTGCGTGCCTGGTCATCCGATTGCGGGTTCAGATTTGTCGGGCGCGAGCGCCGCAACTTATGGGCTTTACGAAGGCCGCCGCACGGTGCTAACGCCGCTGGCTGAAACTTCTGCTGGAGCACTCGAAACAGTACGAGCGCTATGGCAAGCTTGTGGTGCGATTGTGTACGAGATGGATGCCCAAACGCATGACGGTGTCTTTGCTTCGGTTAGTCATGTGCCGCATCTAGTGTCTTTTGCGTATATGAATGCGGTTTTATCTAAGGATAATGCCGAGCAGTGCTTGGATTTTGCCGGAACAGGCTTTAGGGATTTCACGCGCATCGCGGGTTCGCATCCGGAAATGTGGCGGGATATTACCTTGGCTAATCATCAAGCGATTTTGCATGATTTGAAGGCCAATGTAGCGCAAATGCAGCGCTTAATTGGCTTGATCGAGGCGAAAAACGCCGATGATTTAACGGATTATATTAATCAGGCCAGTCAAGCACGCAGTGCTTGGGGTAAAAAACGAGCCAATAAATAA
- a CDS encoding O-succinylhomoserine sulfhydrylase, giving the protein MLDFDNLHPDTLAVRAGTMRTEFGEHSDAMHLTSSFVVGSAEEAQLKFTGQVPGYIYSRFTNPTVTAFEQRLAAMEGAERCVATSSGMSAILSLCMGLLKSGDHIVSSNSLFGSTIQLFNNYLGKFGVTVTYVSPTDVDAWAQAVTPNTKLFFLETPSNPLTEIADVAAIAAVAHSHNALLVVDNCFCSPALQQPIKLGADIVVHSATKYIDGQGRVLGGAVLGSHAVLEPIYLFLRTAGPTLSPFNAWVMLKGLETLGIRMKAHCEKALELATWLEAQPQVAKVYYPGLKSHPQYELAQRQQTGAGGVVSFDLIGGKDAAWALIDKVQLMSRTANLGDTRTTITHPATTSHGRLTPEARAAAGIGDGLVRISVGLEHVGDLIHDLQQGF; this is encoded by the coding sequence ATGCTGGATTTCGACAATTTGCACCCCGATACCTTGGCCGTTCGTGCCGGTACGATGCGGACTGAATTTGGTGAGCATTCCGACGCCATGCATCTAACTTCTAGCTTTGTCGTAGGTTCAGCCGAAGAGGCGCAGCTTAAATTTACCGGTCAGGTGCCAGGTTATATTTACTCACGCTTCACCAATCCAACGGTAACAGCGTTTGAGCAGCGTTTAGCCGCAATGGAAGGCGCTGAGCGTTGTGTGGCAACTTCATCAGGTATGAGTGCAATTTTGTCGCTATGTATGGGCTTGCTCAAATCGGGTGACCATATTGTCTCGTCCAATAGCCTATTCGGTTCAACGATTCAGTTATTCAATAATTACTTAGGCAAATTTGGCGTAACGGTGACGTATGTCTCGCCAACCGACGTGGATGCTTGGGCGCAGGCAGTTACCCCGAATACCAAATTGTTTTTCTTAGAAACGCCGTCCAATCCGCTGACCGAAATTGCCGATGTAGCAGCGATTGCGGCGGTGGCGCACAGCCACAATGCTTTGCTGGTGGTTGATAATTGCTTCTGTTCGCCCGCCTTACAGCAGCCAATCAAGTTGGGCGCGGATATCGTCGTGCATTCAGCGACCAAATACATCGACGGCCAAGGTCGCGTGTTAGGTGGCGCGGTGCTCGGTAGTCATGCGGTGCTTGAACCTATTTATTTGTTCTTGCGCACCGCAGGTCCAACTTTGTCGCCGTTTAATGCGTGGGTGATGCTTAAAGGTTTGGAAACCTTGGGTATTCGCATGAAAGCGCATTGCGAAAAAGCATTGGAATTGGCGACTTGGCTGGAGGCGCAGCCGCAAGTGGCGAAAGTGTATTACCCCGGTTTGAAATCTCACCCGCAGTACGAACTGGCGCAGCGCCAGCAAACTGGCGCGGGCGGTGTTGTGTCGTTTGATCTCATTGGTGGTAAAGACGCGGCGTGGGCGCTGATCGACAAAGTGCAGTTAATGAGCCGCACCGCCAATTTGGGTGATACACGTACGACCATCACGCATCCAGCGACGACTTCGCACGGTCGTTTGACGCCAGAGGCGCGCGCTGCGGCGGGCATTGGCGATGGTTTGGTGCGTATTTCGGTCGGTTTGGAGCACGTAGGCGATTTAATTCACGATTTGCAGCAAGGTTTCTAA
- a CDS encoding MFS transporter, with the protein MKKNAALLAIAGFYFFYFAFNGIFSPYWGLYLAGMAFPAWQIGILTSLTQINRIYAPALWGYLADKTGRRQLILRVAGICGFAFFIPLLFATTFWPILIAVLIGSFFWSAALPLVEATAMSLLKGDSGAYSRLRIWGSIGFVVATMGAGYLIEAQGVTVLPLSVLAIMASLALYCWWVPEAPKVAQQVAQQGRFLDIVRRPEVLALFASCFLMALAHGPYYSFYSIYAADHGFSKTTIAWFWTLGVLAEILIFWLMPRLNLRFSQKAILLFGLLIGAWRFAAIGWLMGSLVVLLLAQIAHAFTFGSNHAVNMSYIHRYFAGKHQAKGQALYIAMSFGIGGSLGGILSGLVWQTWGGAWVFSASALSCLLGALIAWRYLPKN; encoded by the coding sequence ATGAAGAAGAATGCAGCTTTGCTGGCAATTGCCGGCTTTTATTTTTTCTATTTTGCGTTTAATGGCATTTTCTCGCCGTACTGGGGTTTGTATCTGGCGGGAATGGCTTTCCCTGCGTGGCAAATTGGCATTTTGACCAGTTTGACGCAAATTAATCGCATCTACGCGCCCGCGTTGTGGGGCTATTTGGCCGATAAAACCGGTCGTCGCCAGTTGATCTTACGCGTGGCGGGTATTTGCGGCTTTGCGTTTTTTATTCCGCTGTTATTTGCCACGACGTTCTGGCCGATCTTGATTGCCGTTTTAATCGGCAGCTTCTTCTGGAGCGCCGCGCTGCCGCTGGTTGAAGCCACGGCGATGAGCCTGCTTAAAGGCGATTCTGGCGCATATTCACGTCTGCGAATTTGGGGTTCAATCGGCTTTGTCGTCGCCACCATGGGCGCGGGCTATTTAATTGAGGCGCAAGGCGTCACCGTGTTGCCGCTGTCGGTGCTGGCGATTATGGCGAGTTTGGCTTTGTATTGCTGGTGGGTGCCAGAGGCGCCCAAGGTAGCTCAACAGGTAGCGCAACAAGGACGGTTTCTCGATATTGTGCGGCGGCCAGAAGTTCTGGCGTTGTTTGCCTCGTGTTTTTTGATGGCGCTGGCGCATGGCCCGTATTACAGCTTTTATTCCATTTATGCGGCCGATCACGGTTTTAGCAAAACCACCATCGCATGGTTTTGGACTTTGGGGGTCTTGGCCGAGATTTTGATTTTTTGGTTGATGCCGCGACTGAATTTACGTTTTAGCCAAAAAGCCATTTTATTGTTTGGTTTGCTAATTGGCGCATGGCGTTTTGCCGCGATTGGTTGGTTAATGGGTTCGCTAGTGGTTTTATTGCTGGCGCAAATAGCGCACGCGTTTACCTTTGGCAGCAATCACGCTGTCAATATGTCGTATATCCATCGCTATTTTGCCGGTAAACACCAAGCCAAAGGTCAAGCCTTGTATATTGCGATGTCATTTGGTATTGGCGGGAGTTTAGGCGGTATTTTATCTGGCCTAGTCTGGCAGACGTGGGGTGGCGCGTGGGTTTTTAGTGCTTCCGCGCTATCGTGTTTGCTCGGTGCTTTGATTGCTTGGCGCTATTTACCAAAGAACTAA
- a CDS encoding SPOR domain-containing protein: MANISEELMQLRKRARRRLVGAIALVVFALTVLWTALDGEPPKSLLENQTVEIISSAPALSSVVSLAPVAVGAVASQVAVASEVVAAPVVAPEPEASRVAPVALPGKLITHQSTAPQAVAAASSQTVAVAKSEPLPVEQVVANPTVRPTTKPTSKPVATAKPVVKPTEKPLPSIRPTAKPVKTSDPKAILNGSLEQTSVEEKKSDKIYYIQIGAFADPNKAAQTLKKLKDAGIPARSELVTTAKGELTRVRIGPGSDEAKAKAWLQRLDALGVPGTLVVKAAQ, translated from the coding sequence ATGGCAAATATTAGCGAAGAGCTAATGCAATTAAGAAAGCGTGCGCGCCGTCGTTTGGTCGGTGCAATAGCCCTTGTTGTATTTGCATTAACTGTATTGTGGACTGCGTTAGATGGTGAGCCACCAAAATCGCTTCTCGAAAATCAGACTGTTGAAATTATCTCTAGCGCACCAGCATTATCGTCTGTCGTCAGTTTAGCTCCTGTAGCGGTGGGTGCTGTAGCCTCTCAAGTAGCAGTAGCCTCGGAGGTAGTGGCGGCACCTGTTGTGGCGCCAGAGCCAGAGGCTTCACGTGTTGCCCCAGTTGCTTTGCCAGGCAAATTGATTACGCATCAAAGTACGGCACCACAGGCTGTTGCTGCAGCCTCTAGTCAAACTGTTGCAGTGGCAAAGTCGGAGCCGTTGCCAGTTGAACAGGTTGTGGCAAACCCAACGGTAAGGCCAACTACTAAGCCTACAAGCAAGCCGGTAGCGACGGCAAAGCCTGTGGTGAAGCCAACTGAAAAGCCGCTGCCAAGCATCAGACCAACTGCCAAGCCTGTTAAAACAAGTGATCCAAAAGCCATCCTCAACGGAAGTTTGGAGCAAACATCAGTTGAAGAGAAGAAGTCGGATAAAATTTATTACATCCAGATTGGCGCCTTTGCAGATCCGAATAAAGCAGCCCAAACACTGAAAAAATTAAAGGATGCAGGTATTCCAGCTCGGAGTGAATTAGTAACTACCGCTAAAGGTGAGCTGACCCGAGTGCGTATTGGCCCGGGCAGTGACGAGGCAAAAGCAAAAGCTTGGTTGCAAAGACTGGACGCGTTGGGAGTGCCAGGTACGCTTGTTGTGAAGGCAGCCCAATGA
- the aroF gene encoding 3-deoxy-7-phosphoheptulonate synthase: MIIVMKLSATDEQVAAVVNLIRDSGLKEHVSRGSELVIIGAMGNEDLLDASRFEILPGVERVTRIMKQYKIVSRDSHPAGSVIQIRGIPLGGKQIQVIGGPCSIETQAQMDEAAAGVAAAGCRLMRGGAFKPRTSPYAFQGLGVEGLEMFQSAAKRHNLPIVTELMDVRMLDTFMEYDVDVIQIGARNMQNFDLLKEVGRVNKPIILKRGLSATINEWLMAAEYIAAGGNHNIIFCERGIRTFETAYRNVLDVTAIPVLKRETHLPVIVDPSHAGGKAWMVPALAQAAVAAGSDGLLIEMHPNPAEAWCDADQALSSAQLSELMQTLGAIAQALGRNL; the protein is encoded by the coding sequence ATGATCATTGTGATGAAACTCTCGGCGACCGATGAACAGGTCGCTGCCGTGGTGAATCTGATTCGCGATTCAGGGCTAAAAGAGCACGTGTCGCGCGGCTCTGAATTGGTGATTATTGGTGCCATGGGCAATGAAGACCTGCTCGACGCATCGCGGTTTGAAATCTTGCCCGGCGTTGAGCGCGTGACGCGGATTATGAAGCAATACAAAATTGTGTCGCGCGATAGCCATCCAGCTGGCTCGGTGATTCAAATTCGTGGCATTCCCTTGGGCGGCAAGCAAATTCAAGTCATTGGCGGGCCGTGCTCAATTGAAACTCAGGCGCAAATGGACGAGGCAGCGGCAGGCGTCGCGGCTGCAGGGTGTAGGCTGATGCGCGGTGGTGCATTCAAACCCCGAACTAGTCCGTATGCGTTTCAAGGTTTGGGTGTTGAAGGTTTGGAAATGTTTCAATCTGCGGCCAAACGCCACAATTTGCCGATCGTGACCGAGTTAATGGACGTGCGCATGCTCGACACGTTTATGGAGTACGACGTCGACGTGATTCAAATTGGCGCGCGCAATATGCAAAATTTCGACTTGCTAAAAGAAGTCGGGCGCGTCAATAAACCGATTATTTTAAAACGTGGCTTGTCGGCCACGATAAATGAATGGTTAATGGCGGCCGAATACATCGCCGCCGGTGGTAATCACAATATTATTTTTTGCGAGCGCGGCATTCGAACCTTTGAAACGGCGTATCGCAATGTGCTCGATGTCACCGCAATTCCAGTTTTAAAGCGCGAAACGCATTTGCCGGTCATCGTCGATCCAAGTCACGCCGGTGGTAAAGCGTGGATGGTGCCCGCCTTGGCACAGGCGGCCGTGGCAGCGGGGTCTGATGGTTTGTTAATCGAGATGCACCCAAATCCGGCCGAGGCATGGTGCGATGCAGATCAGGCGCTTTCGAGTGCGCAATTGTCAGAGTTAATGCAAACCTTAGGTGCCATCGCGCAAGCGCTGGGCCGTAACTTGTAA
- the folC gene encoding bifunctional tetrahydrofolate synthase/dihydrofolate synthase codes for MADFVVAGEQKDLAQWLSYLENLHPIAIDMGLGRVKTVQERMALFPTCPVITVAGTNGKGSVCAMLTRILSLAGYKVGTYTSPHLLHYNERIAINGSPVADDAIVASFEAIEAVRGDISLSYFEFGTLAAVHQFMAQHVDVMVLEVGLGGRLDAVNIFEPTASAVVTIGIDHQAYLGDTREAIAVEKAGVYRAGKPALCADPRPPQTLIDTAQQIGANLQLIGQDFGFEMQAEGQQWVWWHKAGVRKNALPIPALRGKYQMANAALAVGLLEAVKEQLPVTLGDIKRGLLEVEWPARFQVLPGRPVVVLDVAHNPHAAAVFRASLDNMGFHPVTHAVLGMMQDKDIEGVIKFVADRIDVWHLAAPKLPRAANPTVLSEIVLAQTPRAKVFQYDSVEKAYAAACEGANEADRILVFGSFFTVAEVMQARGQ; via the coding sequence ATGGCTGATTTTGTAGTAGCTGGTGAGCAAAAAGACTTAGCCCAGTGGCTTAGTTACTTGGAAAACCTGCATCCTATCGCCATCGATATGGGTTTAGGTCGCGTCAAAACAGTGCAAGAACGGATGGCGCTTTTTCCGACTTGTCCCGTGATTACGGTGGCGGGTACCAACGGCAAAGGCTCTGTGTGCGCGATGTTGACGCGAATACTCTCACTGGCTGGCTACAAAGTAGGTACATACACCTCGCCGCATTTACTGCATTACAACGAGCGGATTGCCATTAATGGCAGCCCCGTTGCGGACGATGCAATTGTCGCCAGCTTTGAGGCGATCGAAGCTGTGCGCGGCGATATTTCGCTTAGCTATTTTGAATTTGGCACTTTGGCTGCGGTTCATCAGTTTATGGCGCAGCATGTGGATGTGATGGTGCTCGAAGTGGGGCTCGGTGGCCGCTTAGATGCGGTCAATATATTTGAGCCGACAGCCTCGGCTGTCGTCACGATCGGTATTGATCACCAAGCTTATTTGGGTGATACACGCGAAGCGATTGCGGTTGAAAAAGCAGGCGTCTATCGCGCGGGTAAACCCGCTTTGTGCGCCGACCCACGGCCGCCTCAAACGCTGATTGATACTGCGCAGCAAATTGGCGCAAATCTGCAATTAATAGGCCAGGACTTTGGCTTTGAAATGCAGGCAGAAGGGCAACAGTGGGTGTGGTGGCATAAGGCTGGCGTACGTAAAAACGCCTTGCCGATTCCGGCTTTGCGCGGCAAATATCAAATGGCAAATGCCGCTTTGGCTGTGGGATTGCTTGAAGCGGTGAAAGAGCAGTTGCCAGTTACGCTAGGCGACATTAAACGTGGTTTGCTTGAAGTGGAATGGCCGGCACGTTTCCAGGTATTGCCCGGTAGACCAGTAGTGGTGCTTGATGTGGCGCATAACCCCCATGCAGCTGCAGTATTTCGTGCCTCACTCGATAATATGGGCTTTCATCCGGTGACACATGCCGTATTGGGGATGATGCAGGATAAGGACATTGAAGGCGTCATAAAATTCGTGGCTGACCGCATCGACGTATGGCATTTGGCTGCGCCCAAGTTGCCCCGCGCTGCTAATCCAACCGTTTTGTCTGAAATAGTTTTGGCACAAACACCGCGTGCTAAGGTTTTTCAGTATGATTCGGTCGAAAAAGCCTACGCCGCAGCCTGTGAGGGTGCGAACGAAGCTGATAGAATCTTGGTCTTTGGCTCATTCTTTACCGTGGCTGAAGTAATGCAGGCACGTGGACAATAA